Proteins from one Coffea arabica cultivar ET-39 chromosome 8c, Coffea Arabica ET-39 HiFi, whole genome shotgun sequence genomic window:
- the LOC113706040 gene encoding uncharacterized protein, with protein sequence MAKKPVAVMRDHPDISRKGIEVEMLNYGVHPSKQQVYRAREKAREEIEGTHAASYSKMPKYAVLLRQSNPGSICKIHYDRPNLLVEPRFLGLFISFKGQKDDFFTGCRPFIGFDGCHLKGSLSGVLLTVVALDANNSIFPIAFVVAEFENKETWSWFFYFFQEFFGPFDNSVPLTFMSDRQKGLNLAYEEMIPLATGRYCCKHICNNFTFQFPGLLLDSLFWKVSKSYDAIGYNEAMASIKDMNVEA encoded by the exons ATGGCCAAGAAACCTGTTGCTGTGATGAGAGATCATCCTGACATTTCCAGAAAGGGGATTGAAGTTGAGATGCTAAATTATGGTGTTCATCCTAGCAAACAACAAGTGTACAGGGCAAGAGAAAAGGCTAGGGAAGAAATTGAGGGTACACATGCAGCTTCATATAGTAAGATGCCAAAATATGCTGTTCTTCTAAGGCAGAGCAATCCTGGTAGCATATGCAAAATTCATTATGATAGGCCCAATTTACTTGTCGAGCCAAGATTTTTGGGATTGTTTATAAGTTTCAAAGGTCAGAAAGATGATTTCTTCACTGGTTGTAGACCTTTTATTGGTTTTGATGGTTGTCACTTGAAAGGTAGTTTAAGTGGAGTATTACTAACTGTTGTGGCATTGGATGCAAATAACTCAATTTTTCCTATTGCATTTGTTGTGGCTgaatttgaaaacaaagaaacctgGAGCTGGTTCTTCTACTTTTTTCAAGAATTCTTTGGACCATTTGATAATAGTGTTCCTTTAACATTCATGAGTGATAGACAAAAG GGATTGAATCTTGCTTATGAAGAGATGATTCCATTAGCTACTGGACGGTATTGTTGCAAACATATTTGCAACAACTTCACGTTTCAATTTCCTGGACTATTACTGGACAGTTTGTTCTGGAAAGTTTCTAAGAGCTATGATGCAATAGGCTACAATGAAGCAATGGCCTCCATTAAAGACATGAATGTAGAAGCATAG
- the LOC113705629 gene encoding uncharacterized protein — translation MRHFLPSSSKPSWPIRYLTPYRYHCSSPTLTPEPENPQIVPSDSQGSKNPEFSSKIQILSNLNENWKKPISENPGLSQTHVVESLLSHRNDPAAAFKYFQWAEGQRGFLRGVSDPYCVLLHILVSSPNEYSLTRRLLNSYVSSDSSPSGILLFDHLISCSERFDFPLNSEVFNYLLNSYVRACRNRDAIDCFHAMVSCNIMPNVTVVSITLSALVRRKLISEARKMYDDIVGRGINHDCAAVHVIMRACLKEGNMVEAEKCFSEAKARGLVLDAAVYSTAVHVACHKLDTDDASELLKEMKRKGWIPSEGTYTNVVCAYVKQRNMVEALRIKDEMIGSGHSLSLVVATSLMKGYNLQGQFIAALDLFNDIVARGLNPNKVTYAVLIEGCCRYGNMEKASELYTMMKFAGIRPTVYTVNSLIRGFLKAGLLDEAIKQFDEAVDAGIANVFTYNSLMSCFCKGGKVNDARIIWDKMVNNSIEPSAVSYNNMILGNCRQGNMEAALSLLSKMLEKNLKANVYTYTILIDGYFRKGEKDQALRMFDQMAASGVPINDFTYNTIINGLCKAGSTSEAKSFLNKLMHTGYTPLVMAYNSIIDGYEKEGAINSALAAYAEMCESGISPNVVTYTCLINGYCKSNQIDLALKLSTEMRTKGVAWDITVYSALIDGFCKRRDMESARELFDELFEVGLYPNVVVYNSMISGFRNINNMEAALALHKRMCNEGIPCDVDIYTTLIDGLLKDGKLLLASDLYTEMLAKDIVPDAVTYFVLVHGLCNKGQVENARRILNDMYGMNMTPNVLIYNTLIAGYFKEGNLQEAFRLHDEMLERGLAPDDTTFDILVTGKYKGGNFPLRVSSG, via the coding sequence ATGagacattttcttccttcttcttcaAAACCTTCATGGCCAATCCGTTACTTAACTCCCTACAGATATCACTGTTCTTCTCCAACATTGACCCCAGAACCTGAAAATCCCCAAATTGTCCCTTCAGATTCTCAGGGTTCAAAAAATCCTGAATTTTCTTCCAAGATCCAAATTTTGTCTAACCTTaacgaaaattggaaaaaaccCATTTCGGAAAATCCAGGTTTAAGCCAAACCCATGTCGTAGAATCCCTTTTAAGCCATAGAAATGACCCTGCTGCTGCTTTCAAGTACTTCCAGTGGGCTGAGGGGCAGCGCGGTTTCTTGCGTGGAGTCTCTGATCCTTACTGTGTTTTGCTTCATATTTTGGTGAGTTCTCCGAATGAGTACAGTTTAACTAGGAGGTTACTTAATAGTTATGTCTCAAGTGATTCTAGTCCTTCTGGTATTCTTCTTTTTGATCATCTAATCAGTTGTTCTGAAAGATTCGACTTTCCGTTGAATTCAGAggtttttaattatttgttgaACAGTTATGTCAGAGCTTGTCGAAATAGAGATGCCATTGATTGTTTTCATGCAATGGTTTCCTGTAATATTATGCCAAATGTCACGGTTGTAAGTATTACTTTGAGTGCATTGGTCAGGAGGAAACTGATCTCGGAAGCACGAAAAATGTATGATGATATAGTGGGTAGAGGGATTAATCATGATTGTGCTGCTGTGCATGTGATTATGCGGGCCTGTTTGAAAGAAGGGAACATGGTGGAGGCAGAGAAGTGTTTTTCTGAAGCAAAGGCCAGGGGACTTGTGCTTGATGCAGCAGTTTATAGTACTGCTGTTCATGTTGCTTGTCATAAATTAGACACGGATGACGCAAGCGAGTTGTTAAAAGAGATGAAAAGGAAGGGATGGATTCCTTCTGAGGGTACGTATACTAATGTGGTGTGTGCTTATGTGAAGCAGAGGAATATGGTTGAAGCCTTGAGGATAAAGGATGAGATGATCGGAAGTGGTCATTCACTGAGTTTAGTTGTTGCAACTAGCTTGATGAAAGGATACAATCTACAGGGACAATTTATTGCTGCTCTGGATTTATTTAATGACATAGTTGCACGTGGTCTTAATCCCAACAAGGTCACCTATGCTGTCCTGATAGAAGGGTGCTGCAGGTATGGAAATATGGAAAAGGCATCTGAGTTGTATACCATGATGAAATTTGCTGGAATCCGGCCAACTGTATACACTGTTAATTCTTTAATAAGAGGGTTTCTAAAAGCAGGGTTGTTGGATGAAGCAATTAAGCAGTTTGATGAGGCAGTTGATGCTGGTATTGCCAATGTTTTCACATACAATAGCCTTATGTCGTGTTTTTGTAAGGGGGGTAAAGTTAATGATGCTCGCATAATATGGGATAAAATGGTGAACAACAGCATTGAACCATCTGCAGTTTCATATAACAATatgattcttggaaattgcaGGCAGGGTAACATGGAGGCTGCATTGAGTTTATTGTCCAAAATGCTGGAAAAGAATCTGAAAGCTAACGTATATACTTATACCATTCTTATAGATGGGTATTtcagaaaaggagagaaagacCAAGCACTTAGGATGTTTGACCAAATGGCAGCTTCTGGAGTTCCTATTAATGACTTCACATACAACACGATAATCAATGGGTTGTGCAAAGCTGGGTCGACATCTGAGGCGAAAAGTTTTCTGAATAAGCTGATGCATACAGGATATACTCCCCTTGTTATGGCTTATAATAGCATTATAGATGGTTATGAGAAGGAAGGTGCCATCAACTCTGCACTTGCTGCTTATGCAGAGATGTGTGAAAGTGGGATCTCTCCGAATGTTGTTACTTACACTTGCTTGATTAATGGCTATTGCAAAAGCAATCAGATTGACCTTGCTTTAAAGCTAAGCACCGAGATGAGAACCAAAGGTGTCGCATGGGATATTACTGTGTACAGTGCCCTAATAGACGGTTTTTGCAAAAGAAGAGACATGGAAAGTGCACGTGAACTTTTCGATGAACTCTTTGAAGTTGGTTTATATCCTAATGTGGTTGTGTATAACAGTATGATTAGTGGCTTCAGGAACATAAATAACATGGAAGCAGCCCTTGCCTTGCATAAAAGAATGTGCAATGAGGGAATCCCATGTGATGTGGACATATATACCACATTAATCGATGGTCTTTTGAAAGATGGGAAATTACTTCTTGCCTCTGATCTGTACACAGAGATGCTTGCCAAGGATATTGTGCCTGATGCAGTCACTTACTTTGTTTTGGTACATGGTCTGTGTAACAAAGGACAGGTGGAGAACGCAAGAAGAATCTTGAATGATATGTATGGGATGAATATGACACCAAATGTTCTTATATATAATACGTTAATTGCTGGATATTTCAAGGAGGGCAATTTGCAAGAGGCTTTTAGGCTGCATGATGAGATGCTTGAGAGAGGTCTGGCCCCTGATGACACAACTTTTGATATTCTTGTAACTGGAAAATACAAAGGAGGCAATTTTCCTCTTAGAGTTTCAAGTGGCTAA